One window from the genome of Helicobacter pylori encodes:
- a CDS encoding aminopeptidase: protein MKGLERESHFTLNENAMFFECAYSCDNALFLQLDDRSFFITDSRYTQEAKESIQPKNGVLAEVIESSDLVQSAIDLIAKSSVKKLFFDPNQVNLQTYKRLDSAVGNKVILEGVPSYHRQKRIIKNDHEIQLLKKSQALNVEAFENFAEYVKKIFDEKESLSERYLQHKVKDFLTKEGVYDLSFEPILALNANASKPHALPSAKDFLKAEHSILLDMGIKYERYCSDRTRTAFFDPKDFVFKREQSFKDKERQKIYDIVKEAQEKAISGIRAGMTGKEADSLARGVISDYGYGQYFTHSTGHGIGLDIHELPYISSRSGTILEEGMVFSIEPGIYIPGFFGVRIEDLVVIKNSRAELL from the coding sequence ATGAAAGGATTAGAAAGAGAATCGCATTTCACGCTCAATGAGAACGCGATGTTTTTTGAATGTGCTTATAGTTGCGATAACGCTTTGTTTTTGCAATTAGACGATCGCTCGTTTTTTATCACTGATTCTCGCTACACTCAAGAAGCTAAAGAAAGCATTCAGCCTAAAAATGGCGTTTTAGCGGAAGTGATAGAATCCAGCGATTTAGTGCAAAGTGCGATTGATTTGATCGCTAAAAGTTCGGTTAAAAAGCTCTTTTTTGACCCCAATCAAGTGAATTTGCAAACCTATAAGCGTTTGGATTCAGCGGTTGGGAATAAGGTTATTTTAGAGGGCGTGCCTAGTTACCACCGCCAAAAACGCATCATTAAAAACGATCATGAGATCCAACTTCTCAAAAAATCTCAAGCGTTGAATGTTGAAGCTTTTGAAAATTTTGCCGAGTATGTGAAAAAGATTTTTGATGAAAAAGAGTCCTTGAGCGAGCGGTATTTGCAACATAAAGTTAAGGACTTTTTGACTAAAGAGGGGGTTTATGATCTGAGTTTTGAGCCTATTTTAGCCTTGAATGCGAACGCGAGCAAGCCCCATGCTTTGCCTAGCGCAAAGGATTTTTTAAAAGCGGAGCATAGCATTCTTTTGGATATGGGGATCAAATACGAACGCTATTGCTCTGATCGGACTCGCACGGCTTTTTTTGACCCTAAAGATTTTGTATTCAAAAGAGAGCAGAGTTTCAAGGATAAAGAGCGTCAAAAGATTTATGACATTGTGAAAGAAGCGCAAGAAAAGGCTATTTCAGGCATTAGAGCGGGCATGACCGGTAAAGAAGCGGACAGCTTGGCTAGGGGAGTGATTAGCGATTATGGTTATGGGCAGTATTTCACTCACAGCACCGGGCATGGCATTGGCTTAGACATTCATGAGCTTCCCTATATTTCATCGCGCAGTGGAACCATTTTAGAAGAGGGCATGGTGTTTTCCATAGAGCCTGGGATTTATATCCCTGGATTTTTTGGGGTGCGCATTGAGGATTTAGTGGTGATCAAAAATTCTAGGGCTGAGCTTTTGTGA
- the folK gene encoding 2-amino-4-hydroxy-6-hydroxymethyldihydropteridine diphosphokinase, whose translation MREILTNRFFPSLFKKRLDFSNRVVLGLGSNLKNPLKILKNCFLYFKNHSKIGKIFSSPIYINPPFGYTNQPNFYNATIILKTSLSLRHFFALVFYIERRFGRKRKRDFKDAPRTLDIDIIAFNQVILRQNDLTLPHPKWSERDSVLVPLALQQILFKKGEW comes from the coding sequence ATGCGAGAGATCCTTACTAACCGCTTTTTCCCTAGCCTTTTTAAAAAAAGGCTTGATTTTTCTAACAGGGTGGTTTTAGGGTTGGGATCTAATCTTAAAAATCCTTTAAAAATATTAAAAAATTGTTTTTTATATTTTAAAAATCATAGTAAAATTGGGAAAATCTTTTCTTCGCCCATTTATATCAATCCGCCTTTTGGTTACACTAATCAACCTAACTTTTATAACGCTACGATTATCCTTAAAACATCTTTAAGTTTGCGCCATTTTTTTGCTCTAGTGTTTTATATAGAAAGGCGTTTTGGGCGCAAAAGGAAGCGCGATTTTAAAGACGCTCCAAGAACTTTGGATATTGATATTATCGCTTTCAACCAAGTCATTTTAAGGCAGAATGATTTGACTTTACCTCACCCTAAATGGAGTGAAAGGGATTCGGTGTTAGTGCCGTTGGCTTTGCAACAAATTCTTTTTAAAAAAGGGGAGTGGTGA
- the flhF gene encoding flagellar biosynthesis protein FlhF: MKFYTYSGETAAEALKIAQSHHGVDTLVFKTQEIRKKTLTSSGLYEIVVAVEEENENKPPKAPLIPESLYNEELNEEDVVMQLSSTVEEMRKLAGVSSNQRNYSFSKNKTTLEKDAPLEDAPLEANKQDALLQALKDEANHKKEREKREVKQEEEIKDINLQLSKIRDSLKLIQNMFWDEKNPNSVNIPQEFAEIYKLAKQSGMKSSHLDEIMQLSLELMPLRMRENSVTIKRYFREVLRKMILCRPEDLNLRQKRILMLVGPTGVGKTTTLAKLAARYSRMLAKKYKVGIITLDNYRIGALEQLSWYANKMKMSIEVVIDAKDFAKEIEALEYCDFILVDTTGHSQYDKEKIAGLKEFIDGGYNIDVSLVLSVTTKYEDMKDIYDSFGVLGIDTLIFTKLDESRGLGNLFSLVHESQKPISYLSIGQEVPMDLKVATNEYLVDCMLDGFSNPNKEQA; encoded by the coding sequence GTGAAATTCTATACCTATAGTGGGGAGACGGCTGCTGAAGCTTTAAAGATCGCTCAAAGCCACCATGGGGTGGATACGCTGGTGTTTAAAACCCAAGAAATCCGTAAAAAAACGCTCACTTCTTCTGGGCTTTATGAAATCGTTGTGGCGGTTGAAGAAGAAAACGAAAACAAACCCCCTAAAGCCCCCCTTATTCCTGAAAGTTTGTATAATGAAGAATTGAATGAAGAAGATGTGGTCATGCAGCTTTCAAGCACTGTAGAAGAAATGCGCAAACTCGCTGGGGTTTCATCCAATCAGCGCAACTATAGTTTTTCAAAAAATAAGACTACTTTAGAAAAAGACGCCCCGTTAGAGGATGCACCTTTAGAGGCTAATAAGCAAGACGCTTTATTGCAAGCTTTAAAAGATGAAGCCAACCATAAAAAAGAAAGAGAAAAAAGAGAAGTTAAACAAGAAGAAGAAATTAAAGACATCAATCTGCAACTAAGTAAAATCAGAGACAGCTTGAAACTCATTCAAAACATGTTTTGGGATGAGAAAAACCCCAATTCTGTCAATATCCCTCAAGAATTTGCCGAAATTTACAAACTGGCCAAACAAAGCGGGATGAAATCCAGTCATTTAGATGAAATCATGCAATTGAGCTTGGAATTGATGCCTTTACGCATGCGCGAAAATTCCGTAACGATCAAGCGTTATTTTAGAGAAGTGTTGCGTAAAATGATCTTGTGCCGCCCTGAAGATTTGAATTTAAGGCAAAAACGCATTTTAATGCTTGTAGGGCCAACAGGCGTGGGGAAAACGACGACTTTAGCTAAATTAGCCGCACGCTATTCTAGAATGCTAGCGAAAAAATACAAGGTGGGCATTATCACTTTAGACAATTATCGCATTGGGGCTTTAGAGCAATTGAGTTGGTATGCTAATAAAATGAAAATGAGTATAGAAGTGGTGATTGACGCTAAGGATTTTGCTAAAGAAATTGAAGCTTTGGAATACTGCGATTTTATTCTAGTGGATACGACAGGGCATTCGCAATACGATAAAGAAAAAATTGCCGGTTTGAAGGAATTTATAGATGGGGGCTATAATATTGATGTGTCCTTAGTGCTTTCGGTTACCACTAAGTATGAAGACATGAAAGATATTTATGATTCTTTTGGGGTGTTAGGGATTGACACTTTAATCTTTACGAAATTGGACGAGAGTAGGGGGTTAGGGAATTTGTTTTCTTTAGTGCATGAAAGCCAAAAACCTATCAGCTATCTTTCTATCGGCCAGGAAGTGCCTATGGATTTGAAAGTGGCTACTAATGAATATTTAGTGGATTGCATGCTAGATGGCTTTAGTAACCCTAATAAGGAACAAGCATGA
- the ylxH gene encoding flagellum site-determining protein YlxH codes for MNNQASRLDNLMNIKNPKSFFDNKGNTKFIAITSGKGGVGKSNISANLAYSLYKKGYKVGVFDADIGLANLDVIFGVKTHKNILHALKGEAKLQEIVCEIEPGLCLIPGDSGEEILKYISGAEALDQFVDEEGVLSSLDYIVVDTGAGIGATTQAFLNASDCVVIVTTPDPSAITDAYACIKINSKNKDELFLIANMVAQPKEGRATYERLFKVAKNNIASLELHYLGAIENSSLLKRYVRERKIVRKIAPNDLFSQSIDQIAGLLVSKLETGTLEIPKEDLKSFFKRLLKYLG; via the coding sequence ATGAACAATCAAGCGAGCCGCTTAGATAATTTGATGAATATTAAAAACCCTAAAAGTTTTTTTGATAATAAAGGGAATACCAAATTCATCGCTATCACAAGCGGTAAGGGAGGCGTGGGGAAATCCAACATTAGTGCTAATTTAGCTTACTCTTTATATAAGAAAGGTTATAAGGTGGGGGTGTTTGATGCGGATATTGGTTTAGCGAATTTAGATGTGATTTTTGGGGTGAAAACCCATAAAAATATCTTGCATGCCTTAAAAGGTGAAGCCAAATTGCAAGAAATCGTTTGCGAGATTGAACCCGGGCTTTGCTTAATTCCCGGGGATAGCGGCGAAGAAATATTAAAATACATTAGCGGTGCAGAAGCTTTAGATCAATTCGTGGATGAAGAGGGGGTTTTAAGCTCTTTGGATTATATTGTGGTTGATACAGGCGCTGGGATTGGAGCTACTACGCAAGCGTTTTTGAATGCGAGCGATTGCGTGGTGATTGTTACCACACCCGATCCTTCAGCGATTACCGATGCGTATGCTTGCATTAAAATCAACTCCAAAAATAAAGATGAATTGTTTCTTATCGCTAACATGGTAGCCCAACCTAAAGAAGGCAGGGCGACTTATGAAAGGCTGTTTAAAGTGGCTAAAAACAATATCGCTTCATTAGAATTGCATTACTTGGGAGCGATTGAAAACAGCTCTTTATTGAAACGCTATGTGAGGGAGCGAAAGATTGTAAGAAAAATAGCCCCTAACGATTTGTTTTCGCAATCCATTGATCAGATAGCGGGCCTTTTGGTTTCTAAATTAGAAACCGGCACTTTAGAAATACCAAAAGAAGATTTGAAAAGCTTTTTCAAAAGGCTTTTGAAGTATTTGGGGTAG
- a CDS encoding RNA polymerase sigma factor FliA: MILMMENRMPKEIQKTETSEKNIEKVLNAYDKQQHHHQDALAIQYLPAVRAMAFRLKERLPSSIDFNDLVSIGTEELIKLARRYESALNDSFWGYAKTRVNGAMLDYLRSLDVISRSSRKLIKSIDIEITKHLNEHGKEPSDEYLAEALGENIEKIREAKTASDIYALVPIDEQFNAIEQDEITQKIEAEELLEHVQKVLNQMSEREQILIQLYYFEELNLSEIKEILGITESRISQIIKEVIKKVRKSLGVDHG, encoded by the coding sequence ATGATTTTGATGATGGAAAATAGAATGCCCAAAGAAATTCAAAAAACTGAAACCAGCGAAAAAAATATAGAAAAGGTTTTGAACGCCTATGATAAGCAACAACACCACCATCAAGACGCACTCGCTATCCAGTATTTACCAGCCGTGCGCGCTATGGCGTTTCGTTTAAAAGAGCGTTTGCCCAGCTCTATTGATTTTAACGATCTGGTTTCTATTGGCACTGAAGAATTGATTAAATTAGCCAGGCGTTATGAGAGCGCGTTAAACGATTCTTTTTGGGGGTATGCTAAAACTCGTGTCAATGGGGCGATGCTAGATTATTTGCGCTCTTTAGATGTGATTTCTCGCTCTAGCAGGAAACTCATTAAAAGCATTGATATTGAAATCACCAAACACCTTAATGAGCATGGGAAAGAGCCTAGCGATGAATATTTAGCAGAAGCTTTAGGCGAAAATATTGAAAAGATTAGAGAAGCCAAAACAGCCTCAGATATTTATGCGTTAGTGCCAATAGATGAGCAATTCAATGCGATTGAGCAAGATGAAATCACTCAAAAAATTGAAGCAGAAGAGTTGTTAGAGCATGTCCAAAAAGTGCTGAATCAAATGAGCGAAAGAGAGCAAATCCTTATCCAACTTTATTACTTTGAAGAGTTGAATTTGAGCGAGATTAAAGAGATTTTAGGCATCACTGAATCGCGCATTTCTCAAATCATTAAAGAAGTGATTAAAAAGGTGCGTAAATCCTTAGGAGTGGATCATGGCTGA
- the fliM gene encoding flagellar motor switch protein FliM — protein MADILSQEEIDALLEVVDENVDIQNVQKKDIIPQRSVTLYDFKRPNRVSKEQLRSFRSIHDKMARNLSSQVSSIMRSIVEIQLHSVDQMTYGEFLMSLPSPTSFNVFSMKPMGGTGVLEINPSIAFPMIDRLLGGKGSAYDQNREFSDIELNLLDTILRQVMQILKEVWSPVVEMYPTIDAKESSANVVQIVAQNEISIMVVLEIIIGHSRGMMNICYPVISIESILSKMGSRDLMLSETNSKKSRNKELQALLSGVSVDMIVFLGAVELSLKEMLDLDVGDTIRLNKVANDEVSVYVHKKKRYLASVGFQGYRKTIQIKEVIYSEKERTKEILEMLEEQRRGKVGDIMKIEEE, from the coding sequence ATGGCTGATATTTTAAGCCAAGAAGAAATTGATGCGCTTTTAGAAGTTGTTGATGAGAATGTGGATATTCAAAATGTCCAAAAAAAAGATATTATCCCGCAGCGCAGCGTAACCCTCTATGATTTCAAGCGCCCTAATCGTGTGAGTAAGGAGCAACTGCGCTCTTTTAGGAGCATCCATGATAAAATGGCTAGGAATCTTTCTAGTCAAGTCTCTTCTATCATGCGTTCTATTGTAGAGATCCAGCTCCACAGCGTGGATCAAATGACTTATGGCGAATTTTTGATGAGTTTGCCTAGCCCTACGAGTTTTAATGTCTTTTCCATGAAGCCTATGGGAGGAACGGGGGTTTTAGAGATTAATCCTAGCATCGCTTTCCCCATGATTGACAGACTATTAGGGGGCAAGGGGAGCGCGTATGATCAAAACAGGGAGTTTAGCGATATTGAATTGAATTTATTGGATACGATTTTACGCCAGGTGATGCAAATTTTAAAAGAAGTGTGGTCGCCTGTGGTGGAGATGTATCCTACCATTGACGCTAAAGAATCCAGCGCGAATGTGGTCCAAATCGTCGCTCAAAATGAAATTTCTATCATGGTGGTTTTAGAGATTATTATCGGTCATAGCCGTGGGATGATGAATATTTGTTACCCGGTGATTTCCATTGAGAGCATTCTTTCTAAAATGGGGAGTAGGGATTTGATGCTTTCAGAAACGAACTCTAAAAAGAGCCGTAATAAGGAATTGCAAGCGTTATTGAGCGGGGTGAGCGTGGATATGATCGTGTTTTTGGGCGCGGTAGAATTGAGTTTGAAAGAAATGTTGGATTTAGATGTGGGGGATACTATCCGGTTGAATAAAGTCGCCAATGATGAAGTGAGCGTGTATGTGCATAAAAAAAAGCGTTATTTAGCGAGTGTGGGGTTTCAAGGGTATAGGAAAACCATTCAAATTAAAGAAGTGATTTATAGTGAAAAAGAACGCACTAAAGAAATTTTAGAAATGCTAGAAGAACAGCGCAGAGGCAAAGTGGGCGATATTATGAAAATAGAAGAAGAGTGA
- the fliY gene encoding flagellar motor switch protein FliY has translation MQDFIKIFIQEVVSTLEGLVGKAPSVGLEKEISSSEESFLKLISVPYARVKISAIEKEESSIELLAPVDLVTALSDLMLGGEGASKEEMDNDDLDAFKEMASNIFGAIATSLKSQELLPKLNFTTTNAEIAKELPKKEDYAKAMVFSFKMEAIKESQIVLLTTAAFEGQFEKTHKEEKEETTQSATEEIKTHDASLENIEIRNISMLLDVKLNVKVRIGQKKMILKDVVSMDIGSVVELDQLVNDPLEILVDDKVIAKGEVVIVDGNFGIQITDIGTKKERLEQLKN, from the coding sequence ATGCAAGATTTTATTAAGATTTTTATTCAAGAGGTTGTCTCTACTTTAGAAGGGTTAGTGGGTAAGGCTCCAAGCGTGGGATTAGAAAAAGAAATTTCTAGTAGCGAAGAATCTTTTTTGAAATTAATCAGCGTGCCTTATGCAAGGGTTAAGATTAGTGCGATTGAAAAAGAAGAGAGCTCTATTGAATTACTGGCTCCGGTAGATTTAGTTACCGCTTTAAGCGATTTGATGCTAGGAGGTGAGGGGGCGAGTAAGGAAGAAATGGATAATGACGATTTAGACGCTTTTAAAGAAATGGCTTCTAATATTTTTGGTGCGATCGCTACGAGCTTGAAGTCTCAAGAATTGCTCCCTAAACTCAATTTCACTACCACGAACGCTGAGATCGCTAAAGAGCTTCCTAAAAAAGAAGATTACGCTAAAGCGATGGTGTTTTCTTTTAAAATGGAAGCCATCAAAGAAAGCCAAATCGTTTTATTGACTACGGCGGCTTTTGAGGGCCAATTTGAAAAAACGCATAAAGAAGAAAAAGAAGAAACGACACAGAGCGCTACTGAAGAGATTAAAACCCACGATGCGTCTTTAGAAAACATAGAAATCCGCAATATCAGCATGCTTTTGGATGTGAAATTGAACGTTAAAGTGCGTATCGGGCAAAAAAAGATGATTTTAAAAGATGTGGTCTCTATGGATATAGGGAGCGTGGTAGAGTTGGATCAATTGGTGAATGACCCTTTGGAAATTCTTGTAGATGACAAGGTGATCGCTAAGGGCGAAGTGGTGATCGTGGATGGGAATTTTGGCATTCAGATCACGGATATTGGCACTAAAAAAGAACGCTTAGAGCAACTGAAAAATTAA
- a CDS encoding YhcH/YjgK/YiaL family protein translates to MAIFGELSSLGHLFKKTQELEILHEYFKEVMQKGSKANQRVLNLATNTEFQVPLGHGMFSIEQSYCLEHVKESERGFFESHKQYVDFQLIVKGVEGAKVVGINQAVIKTPYDEKRDLIVYEPVSEASFLRLDAGMLAIFFESDVHALRFYGESFEKYREEPIFKAVVKAPKGLIKLKL, encoded by the coding sequence ATGGCTATTTTTGGGGAATTAAGCTCTCTTGGGCATTTGTTTAAAAAAACGCAAGAATTAGAAATTTTGCATGAGTATTTTAAAGAGGTCATGCAAAAGGGTAGTAAAGCGAATCAAAGGGTTTTAAATCTCGCTACTAATACAGAATTTCAAGTGCCTTTAGGGCATGGCATGTTTAGCATAGAGCAGAGTTATTGTTTAGAACATGTTAAAGAAAGCGAGAGAGGTTTTTTTGAAAGCCACAAACAATATGTGGATTTCCAGCTGATTGTCAAAGGCGTTGAGGGGGCTAAAGTGGTGGGTATCAATCAAGCTGTCATTAAAACCCCTTACGATGAAAAAAGAGATTTGATCGTTTATGAGCCGGTTAGTGAAGCTTCTTTTTTGCGTTTGGATGCGGGCATGCTGGCTATTTTTTTTGAAAGCGATGTGCATGCGTTGAGGTTCTATGGAGAGTCTTTTGAAAAATATAGGGAAGAGCCGATTTTTAAAGCGGTCGTTAAAGCGCCTAAGGGATTGATCAAATTAAAATTATGA
- a CDS encoding DUF2147 domain-containing protein: MKLVSLVIVFCCFLRAVELPGIYQTQEFLYMKSSFVEFFEHNGKFYAYGISDVDGSKAKKDKLNPNPKLRNRSDKGVVFLSDLIKVGKRSYKGGKAYNFYDGKTYYVRVTQNSNGDLEFTSSYDKWGYVGKTFTWKRLSDEEIKNLKLKRFNLDEVLKTLKDSPI; the protein is encoded by the coding sequence ATGAAATTGGTGAGTCTTGTTATAGTTTTTTGTTGTTTTTTAAGGGCTGTAGAGTTGCCTGGAATTTATCAAACTCAAGAATTTTTATACATGAAAAGCTCTTTTGTGGAGTTTTTTGAGCATAATGGGAAATTCTATGCCTATGGTATTTCTGATGTGGATGGCTCTAAAGCCAAAAAAGACAAACTCAATCCTAACCCAAAGCTAAGGAATCGCAGCGATAAAGGCGTGGTGTTTTTAAGCGATTTGATTAAGGTTGGAAAACGATCTTATAAAGGCGGTAAAGCGTATAATTTTTATGACGGCAAGACCTACTATGTAAGGGTTACTCAAAATTCAAACGGGGATTTAGAATTCACTTCAAGCTATGATAAATGGGGGTATGTGGGCAAGACTTTCACTTGGAAACGCTTGAGCGATGAAGAAATCAAAAATCTAAAACTCAAGCGTTTTAACTTGGATGAAGTCCTTAAAACCCTTAAAGATAGCCCTATTTAA
- the fur gene encoding ferric iron uptake transcriptional regulator: MKRLETLESILERLRMSIKKNGLKNSKQREEVVSVLYRSGTHLSPEEITHSIRQKDKNTSISSVYRILNFLEKENFICVLETSKSGRRYEIAAKEHHDHIICLHCGKIIEFADPEIENRQNEVVKKYQAKLISHDMKMFVWCKECQESEY, encoded by the coding sequence ATGAAAAGATTAGAAACTTTGGAATCCATTTTAGAGCGCTTGAGGATGTCTATCAAAAAAAACGGACTCAAAAATTCAAAACAAAGAGAAGAAGTGGTGAGCGTTTTGTATCGCAGCGGCACACACCTAAGCCCTGAAGAAATCACGCATTCTATCCGCCAAAAGGACAAAAACACCAGCATTTCTTCAGTCTATCGCATTTTGAATTTCTTAGAAAAAGAAAATTTTATCTGTGTTTTAGAGACTTCAAAAAGCGGCCGGCGTTATGAAATTGCGGCTAAAGAACACCATGATCACATCATTTGTTTGCATTGCGGCAAGATCATTGAATTTGCAGACCCCGAAATTGAAAACCGCCAGAATGAAGTCGTTAAAAAATATCAAGCCAAGCTGATTAGCCATGACATGAAAATGTTTGTGTGGTGTAAAGAATGCCAAGAGAGTGAATATTAA
- a CDS encoding replication-associated recombination protein A, producing MSLTSLLNPKSLEDFLGQEHLIGKDAPLFKALQSKHFPHAFFYGPPGVGKTSLAQIIARMLERPILLFNATDFKLEDLRLKLKNYQNTLLKPVVFIDETHRLNKTQQEFLLPTMEKDHALILGASTQDPNYSLSHAIRSRSFIFELTPLNKSDLDKLCAKALTLLKKQIEPSAKTYLLNNSAGDARALLNLLDLSAKIEDPITLETLQSLRPHSLNDGSYSDDTHYNLTSALIKSLRGSDENASIYYLARLIAGGENPEFIARRLVIFASEDIGNANPNALNLASSCLLSVKQIGYPEARIILSQCVIYLACSPKSNTAYRAINQALDCVQKGLLYPIPKHLLPNAKDYLYPHDYNGYVKQDYLEKPLNLVSSQGIGFEKTLLEWLDKIRN from the coding sequence ATGAGCCTGACTTCGCTTTTAAACCCAAAAAGCCTAGAAGATTTTTTAGGCCAAGAGCATCTAATAGGCAAAGACGCCCCCTTATTTAAAGCCTTACAATCCAAACACTTCCCCCATGCCTTTTTCTATGGCCCTCCTGGCGTGGGTAAAACAAGCCTGGCTCAAATCATCGCCCGCATGCTAGAGCGCCCCATTCTTTTATTTAATGCGACGGATTTTAAATTAGAGGATTTACGCCTTAAACTTAAAAATTACCAAAACACCCTCTTAAAACCGGTTGTTTTTATTGATGAAACCCACAGATTGAATAAAACCCAACAAGAATTTTTACTCCCCACCATGGAAAAAGATCACGCTTTGATCTTAGGGGCTAGCACGCAAGATCCTAATTACAGCCTAAGCCATGCGATCCGCTCAAGAAGTTTTATTTTTGAATTGACCCCCCTAAACAAGAGCGATTTAGACAAGCTTTGCGCTAAAGCTTTAACATTGCTCAAAAAACAAATAGAGCCTAGCGCTAAAACCTATCTTTTAAACAACAGCGCTGGCGATGCTAGAGCGTTATTAAACCTTTTAGATTTGAGCGCCAAAATAGAAGATCCTATCACTTTAGAAACGCTGCAATCCTTACGGCCTCATAGCCTAAATGACGGATCTTATAGTGATGATACGCATTATAACCTTACTAGTGCGTTAATCAAATCTTTAAGAGGGAGCGATGAAAACGCTTCCATTTATTATTTGGCGCGCTTGATTGCTGGTGGGGAAAACCCGGAATTTATCGCCAGAAGGCTGGTGATTTTTGCGAGCGAAGATATTGGTAACGCTAACCCAAACGCCCTTAATTTAGCCTCTTCTTGCTTGCTTTCAGTCAAACAAATCGGCTACCCTGAAGCGCGCATCATTTTAAGCCAATGCGTGATTTATCTGGCTTGTTCGCCCAAGTCCAACACGGCCTATAGAGCGATCAATCAGGCTTTGGATTGCGTTCAAAAAGGCTTGCTCTACCCCATTCCTAAACACTTGCTGCCTAACGCTAAAGACTACCTTTACCCGCATGATTATAACGGCTATGTCAAACAAGATTATTTAGAAAAACCTCTCAATTTGGTTTCTTCTCAAGGCATAGGGTTTGAAAAAACCCTTTTAGAATGGCTTGATAAAATAAGAAATTGA
- a CDS encoding heat shock protein transcriptional repressor HspR, translating into MCDYDEPLYLISVVAKILGVHPQTLRQYEKEGLIEPSRTDGKMRLYSQRDMDKIKTILRLTRDMGVNLAGVDIILRLKEKLDELDSLNKELQDALHKHSKNTKTPTKNLNTPTNFYELILFKK; encoded by the coding sequence GTGTGCGATTATGATGAACCGCTTTATTTGATAAGCGTTGTGGCTAAAATCTTAGGCGTGCACCCTCAAACCTTGCGCCAATATGAAAAAGAGGGTTTGATAGAGCCTAGCAGGACTGATGGGAAAATGCGCCTATATTCCCAACGAGACATGGACAAAATCAAAACGATTTTACGCCTTACAAGGGATATGGGGGTTAATCTAGCGGGTGTGGATATTATTTTGCGTTTAAAAGAAAAGCTTGATGAGTTAGACAGCCTGAATAAAGAATTGCAAGACGCTCTGCACAAACACTCTAAAAACACCAAAACCCCAACGAAAAATTTAAACACCCCTACTAATTTTTATGAATTGATTTTATTTAAAAAATGA
- a CDS encoding DnaJ C-terminal domain-containing protein — MSKSLYQTLNVSENANQDEIKKSYRRLARQYHPDLNKTKEAEEKFKEINAAYEILSDEEKRRQYDQFGDNMFGGQNFSDFARSRSASEDLDDILSSIFGRGGFSQRFSQNSQGFSGFNFSNFAHEDLDMTTTLNVSVLDTLLGNKKQVSINNETFSLKIPIGVEEGEKIRVRNKGKMGRTGRGDLLLQIHIEEDEIYRREKDDIIQIFDLPLKTALFGGKIEIATWHKTLTLTIPPNTKAMQKFRIKDKGIKNRKTSHVGDLYLQARLILPKTETLSSELKALLEKEL; from the coding sequence ATGAGCAAGAGTTTATACCAAACTTTAAATGTGAGCGAAAACGCCAACCAAGATGAAATCAAAAAATCCTACCGCCGTTTAGCCAGACAATACCACCCGGATTTGAATAAAACCAAAGAAGCCGAAGAAAAATTCAAAGAAATCAACGCCGCTTATGAAATTTTAAGCGACGAAGAAAAACGCCGCCAATACGATCAGTTTGGCGATAACATGTTTGGCGGGCAGAATTTCAGCGATTTTGCCAGAAGCCGCAGCGCTAGTGAAGATTTAGACGATATTTTAAGCTCTATTTTTGGGAGAGGAGGCTTTTCGCAAAGATTTTCTCAAAATTCACAAGGCTTTTCTGGCTTTAATTTTTCCAATTTTGCCCATGAAGATTTAGACATGACCACCACTTTAAATGTCTCTGTTCTAGACACCCTTTTAGGCAATAAAAAACAAGTGAGCATCAATAATGAGACTTTTAGCCTTAAAATCCCTATCGGCGTGGAAGAGGGCGAAAAAATTAGGGTTCGCAACAAGGGGAAAATGGGGCGAACGGGCAGGGGCGATTTGCTCTTGCAGATCCATATTGAAGAAGATGAAATTTATAGGCGCGAGAAAGACGATATTATCCAAATCTTTGATTTACCCTTAAAAACGGCTCTTTTTGGAGGGAAAATTGAAATCGCTACTTGGCATAAAACCTTAACCCTAACCATTCCCCCTAACACAAAAGCGATGCAAAAATTCCGCATTAAAGACAAAGGGATCAAAAACAGAAAAACTTCGCATGTGGGGGATTTGTATTTGCAAGCTCGTTTGATTTTGCCTAAAACTGAAACGCTTTCTAGCGAGTTAAAAGCGTTATTAGAAAAAGAATTGTAA